In a single window of the Bacillus marinisedimentorum genome:
- a CDS encoding DUF4097 family beta strand repeat-containing protein encodes MRNWKIGTFTAGISLIAIGVVWLGNQVWNIPLDRVIANGWPFLLILLGAEILFHQLYRKDTPVKIDFLSIFLLIFLGFISIGVYSMQASGLFTAVKGIVSTSEYSRDINESYEIEENIEEIYIEIPNADLVLEGEETDELMVSGTLEANAEDRQEAENAFNDAITYTTSGNKAYFKIKQPKKTSFLNLDRFHSDLKVHLPSDLYTSINVTNGEIVAEKLSNGAEIRLVNGKIEVFDVQNGLDASLTNGDILLKNIEGEVKAEGVNGSIEAEQGKVTDDWKVGLTNGDMEFSLARTSNATVKAAAKNGTVEGSADWIRPNRKDSPAYKKEGELILGEGEHRINLSVGNGDVAVDLK; translated from the coding sequence ATGAGAAACTGGAAAATCGGTACGTTCACCGCCGGGATTTCTCTGATCGCCATCGGCGTGGTTTGGCTCGGCAACCAGGTGTGGAATATACCGCTCGACCGAGTTATTGCCAATGGATGGCCGTTTCTGCTCATTTTGCTTGGTGCTGAAATCCTTTTTCACCAGCTGTATCGGAAAGACACACCGGTCAAAATAGACTTTTTAAGTATCTTCCTGCTTATTTTTCTCGGTTTTATCTCCATCGGTGTTTATTCCATGCAAGCATCCGGGCTATTTACAGCAGTAAAAGGAATTGTGAGCACGTCTGAATATTCCCGGGATATTAATGAGTCCTATGAAATTGAAGAAAATATTGAGGAAATCTACATTGAAATTCCGAATGCGGATCTTGTTTTGGAAGGTGAAGAGACAGATGAATTGATGGTATCAGGAACACTTGAAGCAAACGCTGAAGACAGGCAGGAGGCAGAAAACGCCTTCAATGATGCCATCACTTACACGACATCGGGCAATAAAGCTTATTTTAAAATTAAGCAGCCGAAAAAGACATCGTTTTTGAACCTGGATCGGTTTCATTCAGACCTCAAGGTCCATCTCCCATCCGACCTGTATACATCCATCAACGTAACGAACGGCGAAATAGTTGCAGAGAAACTTTCGAACGGTGCGGAAATTCGATTGGTGAATGGCAAGATTGAAGTTTTCGATGTGCAAAACGGCCTTGATGCCAGTCTTACCAACGGGGATATTCTATTGAAGAATATAGAGGGAGAGGTGAAGGCAGAAGGGGTGAACGGCTCGATTGAAGCAGAACAGGGGAAAGTAACAGATGACTGGAAGGTCGGTCTCACAAATGGCGATATGGAATTCAGTCTTGCCAGAACCAGTAATGCAACAGTTAAAGCCGCTGCAAAAAACGGTACTGTTGAAGGGAGTGCTGATTGGATCCGGCCGAACCGGAAAGATAGTCCCGCCTATAAAAAAGAAGGCGAGCTCATACTCGGCGAGGGTGAACACCGAATAAACCTTTCTGTCGGCAATGGTGATGTAGCGGTAGATTTAAAATAG
- a CDS encoding AAA family ATPase: protein MRENQLLTYNELKQLLEKWQQSKTFSEGEVLKVLRQVEKIRHSGQSEYDELEAGLLLLLASARTERMGKGDHLTLKWIERALSLDPDNRQAQQLKAENLLKETIQAVETLQFPVLRETDNRPTKRSAAEEHIQASRSFLESYDKHEFLLIDGKKAADRADDELLAEKYSVLKKRFYRLFELATALIRASEQYLESLTGVFYTSNFLDDMKAAVQEIKDIREEWLETAADEREPAEETSCLNELDSMIGLDAVKTKVHRLYHFLDYQKRRKELGFAFKDEVSLHMILTGNPGTGKTTLARMLAKIYHELGVLPRADVTEADRSRLVGAYVGQTEENTMEVIKQAIGGVLFIDEAYSLKREGQSGSDYGQTAVDTLVSAMTGGEYAGKFAVILAGYPEEMRQFLWSNPGLRSRFPESNHIHLPDYTAGELLQIAEKVAMDNDYTFTDDALRELEKRIEKEQVDESFGNARTVKNIVLDAIFTKGARLSGESEDVIDYTVLEKEDLKLEPEQDDIRSPLEELESLVGLENIKEEVKTLSSFINIQQKRRDIDLPAVPIQLHSVFSGNPGTGKTTVAKIFAKILKDTGILKRGHLVITSRSDLVAGYVGQTAIKTRKKIREALGGVLFIDEAYSLLSSTQRDFGKEAIDTLVDEMTRHNENLVVILSGYPEEMKKLLASNPGLASRFKKYFHFPDYSPGEMAEMAIHYSDSYGYSLAEEAAQYLQGFLADYQMQGNGRFITNLIDEAIQEQAFRLMKNNDKQLDPQKLSSICRDDLENALKKIR from the coding sequence ATGAGAGAGAATCAGCTTTTAACATATAACGAGTTGAAACAGTTGCTTGAAAAATGGCAGCAATCAAAGACCTTCAGTGAGGGTGAGGTCCTGAAGGTGCTTCGCCAGGTCGAAAAAATTCGGCACTCCGGACAGTCCGAATACGATGAACTGGAAGCTGGGCTGCTCTTATTGCTTGCATCCGCACGAACGGAACGGATGGGTAAAGGTGATCATCTCACATTGAAATGGATAGAACGGGCCCTGTCACTCGATCCGGATAATCGGCAAGCTCAGCAATTAAAAGCTGAAAATCTGCTAAAAGAAACAATTCAGGCTGTTGAAACCCTTCAATTCCCGGTACTTCGTGAAACAGATAACCGTCCTACGAAACGGAGTGCCGCTGAAGAACACATTCAGGCGAGCCGCTCATTTCTTGAAAGTTACGATAAACACGAATTCCTGCTTATTGACGGGAAAAAGGCTGCTGACCGGGCTGATGATGAGCTGCTAGCTGAAAAATACAGTGTGCTGAAGAAACGTTTCTATCGTCTGTTTGAATTGGCTACTGCCCTTATCCGGGCGTCAGAACAGTATCTGGAATCATTGACAGGCGTTTTTTATACATCGAATTTTCTTGACGACATGAAAGCAGCCGTCCAGGAAATCAAAGATATACGGGAAGAATGGCTGGAAACGGCTGCTGATGAAAGAGAGCCGGCTGAAGAGACCAGCTGTCTGAATGAACTGGACAGCATGATCGGACTGGATGCTGTAAAAACCAAAGTACACAGGCTTTATCACTTTTTGGACTATCAAAAGAGGAGGAAAGAGCTGGGCTTTGCGTTCAAGGATGAAGTCAGCCTCCATATGATCCTGACAGGCAACCCCGGAACGGGAAAGACGACACTCGCCCGGATGCTTGCAAAGATATATCACGAACTCGGCGTCCTGCCCCGGGCTGATGTCACCGAAGCGGACCGGTCCCGTTTGGTCGGAGCTTACGTCGGGCAAACCGAAGAAAATACAATGGAAGTAATCAAACAGGCAATCGGCGGCGTTTTATTTATTGATGAGGCTTACAGCCTGAAACGTGAAGGACAGTCAGGCAGTGATTATGGGCAGACAGCGGTGGACACACTTGTCTCAGCGATGACAGGAGGCGAATACGCCGGAAAATTTGCCGTTATATTGGCCGGCTATCCTGAAGAGATGCGTCAGTTTTTATGGTCCAACCCGGGATTAAGAAGCCGCTTTCCGGAAAGCAATCACATTCACTTACCAGATTATACGGCTGGCGAACTGCTGCAAATTGCCGAAAAGGTTGCAATGGATAACGATTATACCTTCACCGATGATGCGCTGAGGGAACTGGAAAAGCGGATTGAAAAGGAACAGGTAGATGAATCCTTCGGAAATGCCAGGACAGTTAAAAATATTGTCCTTGATGCCATTTTTACGAAAGGTGCCCGGCTGTCGGGGGAATCGGAAGATGTCATCGATTATACAGTGCTCGAAAAAGAAGACCTGAAACTCGAACCGGAACAGGATGATATACGGTCCCCGCTGGAGGAACTCGAGTCACTGGTGGGACTTGAAAACATTAAAGAGGAAGTCAAAACCCTTTCATCATTTATCAATATTCAGCAAAAGAGGCGCGATATTGATCTTCCTGCCGTTCCTATCCAACTCCATTCCGTGTTTTCCGGCAATCCGGGGACAGGCAAAACGACAGTCGCAAAGATATTTGCAAAAATACTGAAAGATACAGGGATTTTAAAGCGCGGCCACCTGGTCATCACAAGCCGTTCGGATTTGGTCGCAGGATATGTGGGCCAAACGGCAATTAAAACAAGAAAAAAAATCAGAGAAGCACTCGGCGGCGTTTTATTTATCGATGAAGCGTACAGCCTGTTGTCCAGCACCCAGCGTGATTTCGGAAAAGAGGCAATCGATACGCTGGTAGATGAGATGACGCGCCATAATGAAAATTTGGTCGTCATCCTTTCCGGCTATCCCGAGGAAATGAAGAAGTTGCTGGCAAGCAATCCAGGACTCGCATCACGTTTCAAAAAGTATTTTCACTTCCCCGATTACAGCCCGGGGGAAATGGCGGAGATGGCCATTCACTATTCCGATTCATACGGATATTCGCTTGCAGAGGAAGCAGCACAGTATTTACAGGGGTTCCTTGCAGACTATCAGATGCAGGGAAATGGCCGATTTATCACGAATCTGATTGATGAAGCCATCCAGGAGCAAGCTTTCCGGCTCATGAAAAATAATGATAAACAGCTTGATCCTCAAAAATTATCCTCAATTTGTAGAGATGATCTGGAAAACGCATTGAAGAAAATCAGATGA
- the acnA gene encoding aconitate hydratase AcnA: protein MANDVFKARSSFEVEGKTYNYYRLKALEEAGIGNVSKLPYSIKVLLEAVLRQYDGRVIKEEHIENLAKWGTKELKSIDVPFKPSRVILQDFTGVPAVVDLASLRKAMADMGGDGNKINPEVPVDLVIDHSVQVDKFGTADSLQYNMQLEFERNAERYNLLNWAGKAFENYRAVPPATGIVHQVNLEYLANVVHGVEGENGELEAYPDTLVGTDSHTTMINGLGVLGWGVGGIEAEAGMLGQPSYFPVPDVIGVKLTGSLPSGTTATDLALRVTQELRKRNVVGKFVEFFGPGLQDMPLADRATISNMAPEYGATCGFFPVDGESLEYLRLTGRSEEHIKLVEEYSKANDLFYTPDKEDPTFTDLVHIDLSTIEPNLSGPKRPQDLIPLSVMKEEFRKAIVAPAGNQGFGLKPEEFDKEVDVDHPDGSKSVMKTGAVAIAAITSCTNTSNPYVMLGAGLVAKKAVEKGLTVPDYVKTSLAPGSKVVTGYLEKAGLMPYLDQLGFNLVGYGCTTCIGNSGPLPEEIEQAIADNDITVASVLSGNRNFEGRIHPLVKANYLASPPLVVAYALAGSVNFDLQNESFGKDKDGNDVYFADIWPSMEEIKAEINNAVTPELFKKEYEQVFDSNEEWNEIETTDEPLYKWDEDSTYIQNPPFFVGLSEDPDEVKPLNKLRVVGKFGDSVTTDHISPAGAIGKDSPAGRYLQENGVSPRDFNSYGSRRGNHEVMMRGTFANIRIRNQIAPGTEGGWTTYWPTHEVMYIYDACMKYQEDGTGLAVLAGKDYGMGSSRDWAAKGTNLLGIKTVIAESFERIHRSNLVLMGVLPLQFVDGENADKLGLTGEETISVEIDENVNPHDLVNVRAESVDGSVKEFKALVRFDSEVEIDYYRHGGILQMVLRDKLKA from the coding sequence ATGGCAAATGATGTTTTTAAAGCGCGTTCATCCTTTGAAGTAGAAGGAAAAACGTACAACTATTATCGATTGAAAGCACTGGAAGAAGCCGGAATCGGCAATGTTTCAAAGCTGCCTTATTCCATCAAGGTATTGCTCGAGGCGGTGCTCCGCCAGTATGACGGCAGGGTGATCAAAGAGGAGCATATTGAAAATTTGGCAAAATGGGGCACAAAGGAACTGAAGTCCATCGATGTTCCATTTAAGCCTTCACGTGTCATTTTGCAGGATTTCACGGGTGTGCCTGCTGTAGTTGACCTTGCGTCGCTCCGCAAAGCAATGGCTGACATGGGCGGCGACGGAAATAAGATTAATCCTGAAGTACCGGTTGATCTTGTCATTGACCATTCTGTACAGGTGGATAAGTTCGGAACGGCTGACTCGCTACAGTACAACATGCAGCTTGAATTCGAACGGAATGCAGAACGCTACAATCTCCTGAATTGGGCAGGGAAGGCGTTTGAAAATTATCGTGCTGTTCCTCCGGCGACAGGCATCGTGCACCAGGTGAACCTGGAGTATCTTGCAAATGTCGTTCATGGAGTGGAAGGTGAAAACGGTGAGCTTGAAGCCTATCCTGACACGCTCGTCGGCACAGACTCACATACTACAATGATCAACGGACTCGGCGTTCTCGGCTGGGGTGTTGGCGGAATCGAAGCTGAAGCCGGGATGCTCGGCCAGCCTTCTTATTTCCCTGTGCCTGATGTCATCGGCGTAAAGCTGACCGGATCGCTCCCGAGCGGAACGACTGCAACTGACCTTGCTTTGCGTGTCACGCAAGAATTGAGAAAACGCAATGTTGTCGGCAAATTTGTCGAGTTCTTCGGGCCTGGCCTACAGGATATGCCTCTTGCAGACAGGGCGACAATTTCCAACATGGCGCCTGAGTACGGTGCGACATGCGGATTCTTCCCTGTTGACGGCGAGTCCCTTGAGTACTTGCGCCTGACCGGCCGTTCAGAAGAACATATCAAGCTTGTAGAAGAGTATTCCAAAGCGAACGACCTTTTCTATACACCGGATAAGGAAGACCCGACATTTACTGATCTCGTTCACATTGACCTTTCAACGATTGAGCCGAATCTGTCCGGGCCGAAACGTCCGCAGGATTTGATCCCTCTCTCTGTTATGAAGGAAGAGTTCCGTAAAGCGATTGTCGCACCAGCCGGCAACCAGGGCTTTGGCCTCAAGCCTGAAGAGTTTGATAAGGAAGTTGACGTAGACCATCCGGACGGATCGAAATCGGTTATGAAAACGGGTGCTGTAGCAATTGCTGCCATCACAAGCTGTACGAATACATCCAACCCATACGTAATGCTCGGTGCCGGCCTTGTCGCCAAAAAAGCGGTTGAAAAAGGGCTGACTGTGCCTGATTATGTGAAAACATCCCTTGCACCAGGCTCGAAAGTTGTAACTGGATACCTGGAAAAAGCCGGCCTTATGCCATATTTGGATCAGCTTGGCTTCAACCTTGTCGGTTATGGCTGCACAACCTGTATCGGAAACAGCGGACCGCTTCCGGAAGAAATTGAGCAGGCGATTGCTGATAATGATATCACTGTTGCTTCCGTTCTTTCCGGAAACCGGAACTTTGAAGGACGCATCCATCCGCTCGTGAAAGCGAACTATCTTGCTTCACCGCCGCTCGTTGTCGCGTATGCACTCGCCGGGTCTGTGAACTTTGACTTGCAGAATGAATCATTCGGCAAAGACAAAGATGGCAATGATGTATACTTTGCTGATATCTGGCCTTCAATGGAAGAAATCAAAGCAGAGATCAATAATGCTGTAACACCTGAATTGTTCAAGAAAGAATATGAGCAAGTATTTGACAGCAATGAAGAGTGGAATGAAATCGAAACAACAGATGAGCCGCTTTACAAGTGGGATGAAGATTCCACATACATTCAAAATCCGCCGTTCTTCGTAGGGCTTTCCGAAGACCCGGATGAAGTGAAGCCGCTTAACAAGTTGCGCGTAGTCGGCAAATTCGGCGACTCCGTCACAACGGACCATATTTCACCGGCTGGCGCAATCGGCAAAGACAGTCCTGCCGGAAGATATTTGCAAGAAAACGGCGTATCGCCGCGGGATTTCAACTCGTACGGCTCAAGGCGCGGAAACCATGAAGTCATGATGCGCGGCACATTTGCCAATATCCGTATCCGCAACCAGATCGCACCTGGCACTGAAGGCGGATGGACAACGTACTGGCCGACACATGAAGTCATGTATATCTACGATGCATGCATGAAATACCAGGAAGACGGCACAGGCCTTGCTGTGCTTGCCGGTAAAGATTACGGCATGGGCAGTTCCCGTGACTGGGCGGCCAAAGGCACGAACCTGCTCGGCATCAAGACAGTCATTGCGGAAAGCTTCGAGCGGATTCACCGCAGCAACCTCGTTTTGATGGGCGTATTGCCGCTTCAGTTTGTAGACGGGGAAAATGCTGATAAGCTAGGCCTGACAGGTGAAGAAACAATTTCGGTTGAAATCGATGAGAACGTCAATCCGCATGATCTGGTTAATGTCCGTGCTGAATCAGTGGACGGTTCTGTAAAAGAATTCAAAGCACTGGTAAGGTTTGACAGTGAAGTGGAGATCGATTACTATCGCCATGGCGGCATCCTCCAGATGGTGCTTCGCGATAAACTGAAAGCTTAA
- a CDS encoding RNA polymerase sigma factor, with protein sequence MYSDDQLIKYVQSGKRDYFRDIVSRYERKVLSVAFKVTGNRKDAEDIAQEVFVQIYRSIGSFRNESSFSTWVYRISMNKALDWKRKHSKEKMEQDITVSEKVVPIQELLPEDLLINKADHEFIIGRINSLPDKYQSVLKLYYFDELSYQEIARKLDIAVKTVESRLYRAKAMLREQFRKEGLG encoded by the coding sequence ATGTACAGTGACGATCAACTAATCAAATATGTGCAATCCGGCAAACGTGACTATTTCAGAGATATTGTCTCCCGCTATGAACGTAAAGTGCTCTCGGTTGCCTTTAAAGTGACAGGAAACCGCAAAGATGCTGAAGATATCGCACAGGAAGTTTTTGTACAGATTTACCGTTCAATTGGCTCATTCCGAAATGAATCCAGTTTTTCAACCTGGGTCTACCGTATTTCCATGAATAAAGCACTCGACTGGAAACGGAAACATTCCAAGGAAAAAATGGAGCAGGATATCACGGTTAGTGAGAAAGTCGTGCCGATCCAGGAACTGCTTCCGGAGGATTTGCTGATCAACAAAGCCGATCATGAATTCATCATAGGACGGATAAATAGCCTGCCGGATAAGTACCAATCGGTATTGAAACTCTATTATTTTGATGAGTTATCTTACCAGGAAATCGCAAGAAAGCTGGACATAGCCGTCAAAACAGTCGAATCAAGGCTTTACCGGGCAAAAGCGATGCTTCGCGAACAGTTCAGGAAGGAGGGCCTGGGATGA
- a CDS encoding TlpA disulfide reductase family protein has translation MKKWIAILLIAGLIGYGLYDVILNDSDATDSSEEGTIGLEKGNIAPDFELTTLEGEQVRLSDYRGQKVIINFWATWCPPCRAEMPDMQSFYEKSGDKVEILAVNATMSEKKEENVAEFVENFGLTFPILMDTENNVNRKYSIVSIPTSYFVDSNGKVFTKFTGAMSYDYMKTTINKMD, from the coding sequence GTGAAAAAATGGATAGCGATTCTTCTTATTGCCGGGTTAATCGGTTATGGGCTTTATGATGTAATTCTAAATGATAGTGATGCCACTGACAGTTCAGAAGAAGGGACAATCGGTCTTGAAAAAGGCAATATTGCTCCTGATTTTGAACTTACAACATTGGAAGGTGAACAAGTACGCCTCTCAGATTACCGTGGCCAGAAAGTCATCATCAACTTCTGGGCAACCTGGTGTCCGCCTTGCCGGGCCGAAATGCCGGACATGCAGTCATTTTACGAAAAATCAGGCGATAAGGTCGAGATTCTTGCCGTCAATGCGACAATGTCTGAGAAAAAAGAAGAAAACGTGGCCGAATTTGTTGAAAATTTTGGTTTGACGTTTCCAATCCTAATGGATACTGAAAACAATGTGAATCGAAAGTATTCTATTGTATCCATTCCTACAAGTTATTTTGTGGATTCAAATGGTAAGGTGTTTACAAAATTCACAGGTGCCATGTCATACGATTATATGAAAACCACCATAAACAAAATGGACTAG
- a CDS encoding peroxiredoxin translates to MKTGNFNQKWGQPYCAGIGDIATDFSADAYYAESIKKIKLSEFKGKWVMLFFYSSDFTFVUPTELAAVAAINPALRARDTVLIGISTDSVYAHKVFTEVSPSAAKINFPLISDRNQKISRAYSVLNEETGAAYRAVVIIDPEGVIAARLLYPMKVGRNSIELLRLIDALQYTTRTGEGTPANWMPGQPGIMSDIKKAGMI, encoded by the coding sequence ATGAAAACAGGCAATTTCAATCAAAAGTGGGGTCAGCCTTATTGTGCTGGTATTGGTGACATCGCAACCGATTTTTCAGCAGATGCCTATTATGCAGAGTCCATCAAAAAGATAAAACTTAGCGAATTTAAGGGCAAGTGGGTCATGCTGTTTTTTTATTCCTCTGATTTTACATTTGTATGACCGACAGAACTGGCAGCGGTCGCTGCTATAAATCCGGCATTACGGGCAAGGGATACGGTTTTGATCGGGATCAGCACAGACAGCGTATATGCGCACAAAGTGTTTACAGAAGTATCCCCGTCAGCTGCAAAGATTAATTTTCCGCTTATAAGCGACAGGAACCAGAAAATCAGCAGGGCCTACAGTGTATTGAATGAAGAAACCGGGGCAGCATATCGGGCAGTAGTCATTATTGATCCAGAAGGTGTCATTGCTGCAAGGCTTTTGTATCCAATGAAAGTAGGGAGAAACAGTATTGAATTGCTCAGGCTGATAGATGCCCTCCAGTACACCACAAGAACAGGTGAAGGCACACCTGCGAATTGGATGCCCGGCCAGCCGGGGATCATGTCAGATATCAAGAAGGCAGGGATGATATAA
- the tlp gene encoding small acid-soluble spore protein Tlp: MKQNQPKPDDRSDNVEKIQDMVQNTIENIEEAEETLQNGEISGEEQEQIKNKNERREESLEAMRSEIQDEADDRKNGYQQ, from the coding sequence ATGAAACAGAATCAGCCAAAACCTGATGACCGCAGTGATAACGTTGAAAAGATCCAGGACATGGTCCAGAATACGATTGAAAACATTGAAGAAGCTGAAGAAACCCTGCAAAACGGGGAAATTTCCGGAGAAGAGCAGGAACAAATCAAAAACAAAAACGAACGGCGGGAAGAAAGCCTGGAAGCGATGCGCAGTGAAATCCAGGACGAAGCTGACGACCGTAAAAACGGATATCAACAATAA
- a CDS encoding YkvS family protein — MEIAKIGDLVAFKEGMRGKVEVVYENSVIVDLTVMDNYQELDFENSKTVVNHKKYEILESV; from the coding sequence ATGGAAATAGCTAAAATCGGGGATCTGGTGGCTTTCAAAGAAGGCATGCGGGGGAAGGTCGAAGTTGTGTATGAAAACAGCGTGATCGTCGATCTAACCGTCATGGACAATTATCAAGAATTGGATTTTGAAAACTCGAAAACGGTAGTCAACCATAAAAAATATGAGATTCTTGAATCTGTTTAA
- a CDS encoding acid-soluble spore protein N, whose protein sequence is MSNPKRNNKHFNPNHVGTKQREAGGNKGKKMQDQSGQHPDVMQTKGE, encoded by the coding sequence ATGAGTAATCCAAAAAGGAACAATAAGCACTTCAACCCTAACCATGTCGGAACAAAGCAGCGTGAAGCCGGCGGCAATAAGGGCAAGAAAATGCAGGATCAATCCGGACAGCACCCGGATGTTATGCAAACAAAAGGTGAATAA
- a CDS encoding FbpB family small basic protein: protein MRKPNKRSFRELVLENKKELLSDKRALDKLEERLERKISEKM, encoded by the coding sequence ATGCGCAAGCCAAACAAGCGTTCATTCAGGGAATTGGTTCTTGAAAATAAAAAAGAATTATTAAGCGACAAAAGGGCGTTGGATAAACTCGAAGAACGCCTCGAACGAAAAATATCAGAAAAAATGTAA
- a CDS encoding metal ABC transporter solute-binding protein, Zn/Mn family, with translation MKRIMKVAIIFSLVPILFLAGCAGGNKEDMPKDGELSIYTSLFPVEDFTEKIGGEHVKVTNIMPLGGDAHTFEPTQKTIVKVAEADAFIYNGVGMEPYADKMESALEKENVKFYEASAGIESGEHDEKEENHEGEEGNEDDEHAHGDVNPHIWLDPVLAVTMAENIKNALQELKPEAEDDFEENFKVLKSDLEKINAEFEAAAGKTSTKKFMVSHAAYEYWEDRYGLEQLAITGLSPSQEPTQAELEKLIKQAREYNIDTILFEQNVTPKVADIIKEEIGADVLYLHNLAVLTEEDVENDEDYFSLMRKNIKSMEKALD, from the coding sequence TTGAAAAGAATAATGAAGGTTGCTATCATATTTTCCCTTGTTCCCATCCTTTTCCTGGCAGGCTGTGCCGGGGGAAATAAAGAGGACATGCCTAAAGATGGCGAGTTATCCATTTATACTTCATTGTTCCCAGTCGAAGACTTTACTGAAAAAATCGGTGGGGAACATGTCAAAGTCACCAATATCATGCCGCTGGGCGGGGACGCCCATACATTTGAGCCGACCCAGAAAACGATCGTGAAAGTTGCTGAAGCCGATGCTTTCATTTATAACGGAGTCGGAATGGAACCCTATGCAGACAAAATGGAAAGTGCGCTGGAAAAAGAAAACGTGAAATTTTACGAGGCTTCGGCAGGCATCGAGTCCGGAGAGCATGATGAAAAAGAAGAAAATCACGAAGGTGAAGAAGGAAATGAAGACGATGAACATGCCCATGGCGATGTGAATCCGCACATCTGGCTTGACCCGGTCCTTGCTGTTACGATGGCTGAAAATATTAAAAATGCGCTACAGGAACTGAAACCTGAAGCGGAAGATGACTTTGAAGAGAATTTTAAAGTTCTGAAATCCGATCTTGAAAAGATCAATGCGGAGTTTGAAGCGGCTGCCGGAAAAACATCCACTAAAAAGTTCATGGTTTCCCATGCTGCCTACGAATATTGGGAAGACCGCTACGGCCTTGAGCAGCTGGCCATCACCGGTCTTTCACCATCTCAGGAACCAACGCAGGCCGAACTTGAAAAGCTGATAAAGCAAGCACGCGAGTACAACATCGATACGATTTTATTTGAGCAAAACGTCACACCGAAAGTCGCTGATATCATAAAGGAAGAGATCGGTGCAGATGTTCTTTACCTCCATAATCTCGCTGTCCTTACAGAGGAAGATGTGGAAAATGATGAAGATTACTTCAGCCTGATGAGGAAAAACATCAAGTCGATGGAAAAAGCGCTGGATTAA
- a CDS encoding HesB/YadR/YfhF family protein: MKISISKPALQWYKNEMDLHNGDFVRLFARYGGHSTIQQGFSLGISNEQPKDMGVHYTTDGITFFVEKDDEWYFDDYDLNIKYDNFIDGVEFEYKRPAH, translated from the coding sequence ATGAAAATTTCAATTTCGAAACCTGCTCTTCAATGGTATAAAAATGAAATGGATTTACACAACGGTGATTTTGTCCGCCTCTTTGCCCGTTATGGAGGCCATAGTACGATACAGCAAGGATTCTCACTCGGAATTTCGAATGAACAGCCGAAAGACATGGGTGTACACTATACTACAGACGGCATCACGTTCTTTGTTGAAAAAGATGATGAGTGGTACTTTGATGATTATGACTTGAATATCAAATATGATAACTTCATTGACGGCGTAGAATTTGAATATAAACGCCCTGCACACTAA
- a CDS encoding acyl-CoA thioesterase: MTVAETSIKVRYAETDQMGVVYHANYLVWFELGRTALNEELNLDYVEVENEGVVAPVLDLNISYKKPVRYGQHAVVRTWISDYSRLRLTYSYEIFNGNGELAVTGQSVHTFVKKDTFRPLSLKRNFKEWHEVYERAKE; this comes from the coding sequence TTGACAGTTGCCGAAACAAGCATTAAAGTACGTTATGCGGAAACAGACCAGATGGGCGTTGTTTACCATGCAAATTACCTTGTATGGTTCGAACTCGGCAGAACCGCACTAAATGAAGAGCTTAACCTTGATTATGTTGAGGTCGAAAACGAAGGAGTGGTTGCCCCCGTACTCGACTTGAACATTTCCTACAAGAAACCGGTCCGATACGGGCAGCACGCTGTGGTCAGAACGTGGATCAGTGATTACAGCCGACTCAGGCTGACCTACAGCTATGAGATATTCAATGGAAATGGGGAACTGGCCGTTACCGGTCAATCTGTTCATACCTTTGTTAAAAAAGATACGTTCAGGCCGCTGTCACTGAAACGGAATTTCAAGGAATGGCACGAAGTCTATGAGCGTGCAAAGGAATAA